A genomic window from Silene latifolia isolate original U9 population chromosome Y, ASM4854445v1, whole genome shotgun sequence includes:
- the LOC141634152 gene encoding photosynthetic NDH subunit of lumenal location 4, chloroplastic-like: MAFCTTFTTPPTSTIVKASSSTTLKHSKPHCQAFKSSLKPESKTKTEMQKSLKLGMIGTLAASIVMGFSPLADATRIEYYATTAEPPCEMNVAQSGLGYCDLVIGSGPPAPYNELINVHYTARFADETVFDSSYKRGRPLTMRIGVGKVIRGLDQGIFGGDGVPPMQVGGKRKLRIPPLLAYGPEPAGCFSGDCNIPANATLLYDIKFEGIYSGNRM, translated from the exons ATGGCATTCTGCACTACCTTTACAACACCTCCAACATCCACCATTGTTAAGGCCAGTTCAAGCACCACTCTTAAGCACTCCAAACCCCATTGCCAAGCCTTCAAATCCTCTTTAAAACCCGAATCGAAAACCAAAACAGAAATGCAAAAGTCACTAAAATTGGGAATGATAGGAACACTAGCAGCCTCAATAGTAATGGGATTTTCTCCACTTGCAGATGCAACTAGAATTGAGTATTACGCGACGACGGCTGAACCCCCTTGTGAAATGAATGTAGCGCAATCTGGGTTAGGTTACTGTGACCTTGTTATTGGTTCTGGACCTCCTGCACCTTACAATGAGCTTATCAAT GTGCATTATACTGCAAGGTTTGCAGATGAAACTGTGTTTGATAGTAGTTATAAACGCGGTAGACCTCTCACTATGCGCATTGGTGTTGGTAAA GTAATTAGGGGATTGGATCAAGGGATTTTCGGGGGTGACGGGGTGCCTCCAATGCAAGTTG GTGGGAAACGTAAGCTCCGAATCCCTCCACTATTAGCATATGGACCTGAACCTGCTGGTTGCTTTTCAG GAGACTGCAATATACCAGCCAACGCCACTCTACTGTATGACATAAAATTTGAAGGCATTTACAGCGGAAAtagaatgtaa